GTAGTATCAAACACACTTTGTCCAAAAGAAAAATAAGGTTTTTCATAATTTAATAAATGCAATACCGAGGGCATTATATCTACATGTTGCATAATTTTATCCTTATTGCCTTTTAAATCTGAATCTGGTTTGAAAAAAATTATCGGTACATGATATCTTCCAACACTGCTTCCGCCATAATCACTAGCAGGAATCCCAGTATGATCGGCTGTAATTACAAACAAAGTATTTTTATACCAGCTGTTTTCTGAAGCTCTTTGAAAAAATTTTTTCAATGCCATGTCCGAATAACCTATACTGTGATGTATTTCAATATTTCCTTTTTTAAAGGCGTTTTTATATTTTTCAGGAATAATATACGGATGATGGGAAGAGAGCGAAAAAAAGGTACTAAAAAACGGTTCTGTCATGGAGTTTAAATTAGTGGAAAAATATTCAAAAAAAGGTTCATCATATATTCCCCAAATACCATCATAATCAGCACCATTATTTTTTATTTCTGCTTCATATTCACTGCGGCCAAAATATTTATCAAAACCCGCAAGACCTACAAAATCATCAAAACCCATTGTCCCATTATTTCCACCATGAAAAAATGTGGTATAATATCCTTTTTCCTTTAAAAGGCTTGCAATACTTGTAATTTTGTTGGCTGAATAGGAGGATGAAATAAAGGGATTATTCATTAACCCTGGAAGTGAAGCAACAATGGCTGGAATACCCTCAATAGATCTTTTACCATTTGCATAGGCATTAGTGAAAAACAAACCTTCATGAGCAAGAGAATCAAGAAAGGGGGTAAAGGATTCAGATGAGCCATTAAGACCTGTATATTCAGATGAAAAACTTTCCATTATTACAAACACCACATTTAATTTTATAAATTCACCTCCTTGATGTTGCCGGATTGGATTGTAAATTTCCAGTGCCTCTTTATTTGTATAAAATTTTTTAGGCTCAAGGTAATCCGATTCAAAAGTCTTAATAAGCGTGAAGGGAGTGTTAAGTGCTAGGGGAACAAAAGTTCCGCCCACATGTCTTCCTGCAGTAATTATTCCAGCAGGCTTGCCTTGAGTTCCTCCTCGTATTGTTATTACAGAAATTATTAAACCTGCAATTAGCAGAATAGAATGGAAAAGATAATACCTGAAATTAATTTTTTCCTCGCTTTTAATTGGTTTTTCGGTCTTTCTATATAAATATTCCATTATTGCAATAAGAAAAATCCAAATTGCAAGTATATACCAGTAATCACTAATGAATTGAGGTAAAAGATTTTTTATGTCCTCCTTTAATCCAGGTACATTTAAAATATCAGTAGTTGTCCTTTTTAAGGTAAATCGAAAATAAATAATATCCATGCAATTGACAAGAAGTGCAATACTATTTACAAAAAGGAAAATAATTTTCAATGTTTTTTGATAAATAGTGAATTCCCTGAAATGAAATGGAATTAAGGAAAGCAAGATAAATAAAGCATTGGTGGTGGAAACTGAAATAAGATCAAATCTTATTCCTGATAAAAATACCCACAAATCAATATTTTGGAAATGCTGGGTATTGAAGAAATAGAACAAAATTCGGCAAATGCTATACAAAAATAATATTATGCACAGTCTATTAAAGAGTTGTTTAATATGAAAAAGAAAATTATACATGTATTTACTAATGAGAACAACTTTAAATTAATAACATATTAATCCATCTTTCATTGTTAATTTTCTGTCAGCCATATTTGCCAGTTGCTCATTGTGAGTTACAATAACGAAAGTTTGATTAAACTTATCTCTTAAAGTGAAAAATAATTCATGCAATTCTTTTGCACTTTTTGAATCAAGGTTACCAGAAGGTTCATCGGCAAGTACAACTGCGGGTTTATTGATCAGTGCCCTGGCTACTGCTACACGCTGCTGCTCTCCTCCCGAGAGTTCATTTGGTTTATGATGCATTCTCTCCCTTAATCCAAGAAAATCCAATAACTCAATGGCATTTTGTTTTGCCTGTTCCTTTGTTTTTTTTGCAATAAAAGCTGGAATACATACATTTTCAAGCGCAGTAAATTCAGGAAGAAGATGATGAAACTGAAAAACAAAACCAATATTTGCATTCCTGAAATCGGATAAAAGAGAATTATTTAAGGAATTAATATTAACATTATTTATTTCCAGGGAACCAGAGTCTGCTCTATCTAAAGTACCTAAAATATGCAGTAATGTTGTTTTTCCAGCACCAGAGGCCCCCACAATGGAAACTACTTCCCCTGTTTTTATCTCAATATCAACTCCTTTTAACACTTCAAGCGTTCCGTAGGATTTATGAATATTATATGCCTTTATCATTAATTCCATAAGTTTTATCGAAAAAATAGTTAAATATCTTTAGAATTAGCTCTTTTAAGATATGAACAAAAGTAGAAAGATTAGAACAATTATTTGATTATACCGGCAAATAAACTAAATTTGGCCCGTCAAAAAAAATTTAAAGGATGAATATACATGAGTATCAGGGGAAAACTATTTTAAAAGGTTTTGGAGTTGCAATACAAGAAGGTATTGTTG
Above is a genomic segment from Bacteroidota bacterium containing:
- a CDS encoding sulfatase-like hydrolase/transferase, producing the protein MWVFLSGIRFDLISVSTTNALFILLSLIPFHFREFTIYQKTLKIIFLFVNSIALLVNCMDIIYFRFTLKRTTTDILNVPGLKEDIKNLLPQFISDYWYILAIWIFLIAIMEYLYRKTEKPIKSEEKINFRYYLFHSILLIAGLIISVITIRGGTQGKPAGIITAGRHVGGTFVPLALNTPFTLIKTFESDYLEPKKFYTNKEALEIYNPIRQHQGGEFIKLNVVFVIMESFSSEYTGLNGSSESFTPFLDSLAHEGLFFTNAYANGKRSIEGIPAIVASLPGLMNNPFISSSYSANKITSIASLLKEKGYYTTFFHGGNNGTMGFDDFVGLAGFDKYFGRSEYEAEIKNNGADYDGIWGIYDEPFFEYFSTNLNSMTEPFFSTFFSLSSHHPYIIPEKYKNAFKKGNIEIHHSIGYSDMALKKFFQRASENSWYKNTLFVITADHTGIPASDYGGSSVGRYHVPIIFFKPDSDLKGNKDKIMQHVDIMPSVLHLLNYEKPYFSFGQSVFDTTTNGFAVSFIGDTYQLMNKRHVLLHNGTESTAFYDFPKDSLLVTNILPVPSQEKDAMEEKIKAIIQIYNSALIENKQFIR
- a CDS encoding ABC transporter ATP-binding protein, which gives rise to MIKAYNIHKSYGTLEVLKGVDIEIKTGEVVSIVGASGAGKTTLLHILGTLDRADSGSLEINNVNINSLNNSLLSDFRNANIGFVFQFHHLLPEFTALENVCIPAFIAKKTKEQAKQNAIELLDFLGLRERMHHKPNELSGGEQQRVAVARALINKPAVVLADEPSGNLDSKSAKELHELFFTLRDKFNQTFVIVTHNEQLANMADRKLTMKDGLICY